Within Spinacia oleracea cultivar Varoflay chromosome 4, BTI_SOV_V1, whole genome shotgun sequence, the genomic segment TTTGGTCCCTTTTCACTCAAGAAATTGTATGTATATTGAGTGCCAAAGCAGACAAGCAAGATATAAGAAATCAGGAAGAGCATTAAAGAATTTGGTGATTGGTAAATTTTAATTAGTCAGTAACACACTAAAACATTAGACTACGTTATTCAAGGAAAAGAACGCAGCATGCTATAGCCTGTTAGATTAACCCCTTTTTTTGATGTAGACAGATGACATTGATAGCGATGCTCTATTCTCAAGAATGACGATAGTTGTTAAGTTTATCCACCAGTATATATGTCTTGAAAATGGTCCTTGGATGCGTTGTTTCGAAAGGTTGCGTGGCCAAGAATGTCTGAGCTTATTATTTCTAACTTCCTCTCAAAGGTAAACACTTCAGCTTTGTCATCCATGTTTCGTTTATGCTCAACTTCACTGCATGCATCATGTAAATACTTTTTTCCATGTATGTTGATAGCTGGTTGGTGTGGGacgtggggggggggggggctgaTGTTCACCTGATACCCTATCTCTAGGTTTGATTGCTTAAGATCTTCAACGCGAATTCATAGTTTTCGTTGGtcttttgtttttatttctttAAGTGTAGTCTGACCTCTCTTTGCAGTGTTGAATCTTTTGTATTCTGTATTCTCAGGTTGTCCCTGATGATGCTTCAAAGTTAGTTGATTTTCAGAAGATCATGAACTCTTCTTCTGAATTTGAGATTGTTTTACAGGAGAttatgttcatttccaaatctGATAAGAATGATGAAAGATTAAGCAACTTTGCTGATAACGTGGAGGTACACTTTGCTGTgaggaaaaagagagaaatgCTGGCAAATGCTAGACAGTTGATTCTACGATGTGACTTTACTGTTCCAGAAGTCAACTCTCATTCAACCTGTCTTATATCTTTGTGCTCATCTGCTGGAATTACGTACTAACAATTAGCTCTCAGGAGTTTAGCAGCAAAGGACCTAAGTTCGGAAATAACAGATACACTGATTGTGCTGTCAATTTGCTATTTTCGTCAGAGAAGTGTATAGTGTCCCTTGCTGCTTGTCAGTTGATGAAGTTGGTGCATCAAACACTTCAAGTAAGATAGTTATTTCTGGCTATTATTCTGACTTGTTCACTTGTTTATATTAATCATTATTTATAATCACACTAAGCTTTCATTTTGACAAATTATGGTGGAATTGTACCTAACAGTGGTTTTTGTGATGTTAAGGTATCACAACTAGTATGTTTTCTCAATGTGATACATGGATCATTCTGATTAGCGGATAAACCCCATGAAATTTTAAACTTGACATGTTTAAGAGTTACTTCACATGAACATTTTGCTTCACCATTTTATCACAGTTATACCTACTATCCTGAGTCCCTGACTCTGGGCAGGATTGATATCTTGCTGATTGCATGTTATAAGACGGCATATATGACTTCTTGATAATTCTTGTGTGTAGGATGTTTGTTTGTCATCCCCAAGAGTGGCGTTGGAATTCTATCATGCTGCAAGGGATGTTCTGTTGCTGTATGAAGCTACCATTCCAATCAAGGTATTCATGTCGTGGAGTTTTTAAATCATTGATGTGAGAACTTCTGCATCACTAATGACCATTACATGCCTACAAGTATGCTCACTTTTAGGAAGCAATGCTTTTTTCTTGAAGTATGCTCACTTTTAGGAAGCTTCATTTGCAAATACTGTTATTAGGATTAGGTTATGGTTCTTGGCTTCCTATTGGAGTATGCTCACTATTCATGTCAtctttttattctattttgagatCTCTGCCTGTGTAGTTTGCATACTAATTGTTGAGCTCCTTGTCACTATTTAgtcataaaaattaatgacCCTTTCTTTCCCTTTTGTTTACAGAGCTATGGGGGGTTTTTGTGCTGTTACATATCTAAGTTTTGCCCACAAGGGTTAAAGCAAGTCCTTGTAACAGGCGGAATTCCATCAATTAAGGATGGATGTAATGCAGATGCCGTATATCATGCATGCTTTGAAAAGATTGTGCGACAAAATgagaaatatatattatgcgacAAAATTATATACCGTAATTCTTTAGTCTTCCcaatttcttcttttctttgttCGTTCCCTTAATTCCTCTGTTTTACACAGGCTTGAGAGAGCCTGGGATCTGTAGTGCAGCAGCTACCCCCAACTAAGCCCCCTGTGAGAATGACATATGTCAGACGTAAGAGGAAGGATAAATCAGGAATTACAACTTAATGGTGTCAGCATTCTGTTAGAAAATACCGTGAGCAGCAAGTTGGTGATTGTCAATTATTTGCTTGAAACAAGGTGACTCTATTATTTACTTGGTATGACAATTATTTGCTTGAAACTTTGATGGATGGCAGTTTGATAATTGGGGGGGTTTCAACACGAACCCACTATATGCGATACTTTGGTATCTTTGGCAATTAAATAATATCCTTGTTTTGTTTACCTTAATATTGATCTATGATCATGTCCTATATCCCTATATGATATTTAATATTCTAGACCAATCAAATAAgctttaaatttattttgttgacAGTGGACAAGGGAGACAAAGTTCCCACATGCTGTATGGAAGGCTGGTCATGGTCTAATTGCTCTTCTTTTGTGAAACTTTGATGTTGTTAATAATATATGGCTTGAGCCCTTTCCTGGGAGGTTAGTTATTTTGTAACCTTATTTTCTTTTGCTGATATATTTTCCACTTTTTACGGGAAAGCTTGCGAAGTTGCAATttttaaagaatatgatttaacAATGACGATAGTTAGAACTCAGACACAGTTGTCTCTTTGAATGAAAACTCATCTATAGCTTGTGAGTTGCTATcggtctaagtaacctaatattaagtatattaaacatttaaagagtttagaataccaatctaagttcatggGTTAGAGTtagggagcaaaaacgactataacagtcaaaatatgacctataatgatcattaaagtcttaaacgcgcataacttgaccaaagtagatgagaataattctaagtaacctaataagaagaatattaaacatttaaagggtttaaaataggaaattttgtgaaacactacctttaagtttggtggttttgtgaattgctaccttatataaactttttttaatttaactaccttataagtttggtttgtttgactaacactaccatttgacgtttttcgttaatgttttccgtcgtgtatttcttctattcttttaaattaaccctaattttatgatatatatatattattttgttaggTTTGCATTTCAATGAGTGGAGATCCTTTCACCGATgagcaaattgatgaaatacGAGACAAATGGGCATCATACTTCACCGAACATTGTGTGTAATTAACGCTTCATTGATCTCTTCTTGTGGATGTTTCGTGCTACTAAAATCATATATAATtgccttattatatttttggtgcaATTTTGTAACGTACGAAGTGTAAAAGATATAGTTATTATAGATTTGAAACTATTTAggtggtttatttttttaaacatATATATGATGGTTAACTTATATGTAAAAATCAATGTTTCGGAAAGTTATTGGTGGTTGATGACACTTTTGAACGTTGTATAAATGTGGCGTGAGTACAGGTCTACATTTTTGGGATTGTTGAGTATAcgaaatatatattatttattaaaaaaatatattatttattcgcGGCGTATAAACTTCTGCCATTTTACCAAAGTTTGAGGCGTTCAGGTAGAAACGCCgcaattcaattcaaatattTTGAGGCATTTTTCCCTAATTACGCCGCAAATGAATGATTGatttgaggcgttttttaacgccgcaaatcaatacaattcatttgctgccactctatttgctgctacgcctaaaacgccgcaaatcaatataaaagtgacgcctcaaatcaatatttttctactagtgacaaatgaacacccaagggttaaaatctaaagtgtcaaccaacgaaagttatggtccaattagcctaagtctgagagttgcttggtcaagtattataggcttacgccacgtcattattttgagtctaggccacctccttgtattcatacacgggttataatcagaaagattaatgaaagtttgagtctaaatcacaacttccaattaaatcccagaaactggaatctgaaaagaaacaaaaaattactttcgatgtaattctttcgttaaaattcaataaggtaaaaacaacattttgaatctacgctatttgcatattttaagaaacgactaaatacgcttgcaaagtaagacaatttaaaggtccaccctaggcctactaaaattaaaggtccactataggcctaccaagcgaggctcactcagtctcgcctcgtgactcaaagaccacaaccatctaccttttagcccaaattaaaaattgaagaatttatgttggggaggaatcccaagaaaaaagaaagaaaaaatagaaagagaaaagggagagcgaaaagagcaagccagggaatacctatcccgtagtgcaacatttacctaagtaaacgaaggaaaaaagaattgagtcaaccaatccaaatcataaaattctacgatgtctaccctttccaatccttatgctcttaaacgccttcgctctggggtccctgttcagctcatttagcccatccatgttctcattgccataacccaagaaaccattacctcaactcttttttttgaacttgttatcaactgcaaaccacgcacggccattgacacgtgcgtcatgcccatcatttccaaagtccaaacctgctcttacaccaccattagcataatgaccatataacttgtttggatacgtcctgttgatatacccttgagccgtccccatgctactcattggccttggttgatgtaatcctcatgctcgactaatacctatacaacttatcctatctcattcaaccgatctttcaagccgtcttgagtcacaaataaaaaagagacaaatgaagagtacattctacgctcaacgtaaaaatgaaaaatgtgaataataaaaaagaaactttgcaaagcgcctctaaagttagtctaaaaagaaaagaagcatttagcgcaccaaaaagatccgcccagaaataattttcagcgcccacagctgggcgccgaaatctttaacgccccagcctgggcgctgattctctctgctcgccaaatattGTCCAGAattgctcgtcattttatccgcatacacgaaaaaataacgaacacttgggtgggtacaacacgtattcagacatacgtaccaccaaaaaaaacacatgtacctcaaaaaatatataaaacaaatttttggcttacggcaaggcagcagattaaaataataataaacttcacttattctaccatttcaaataatatgtttccacctcggaacgtacttgtttaaaatcggcattctaagaaaccattttctaggctaagaactacgcaagacctgattccaaattaaaattatttaaggcggatacgtaggcaatccatgattcggtccaaccaatttgcaaaaatattaaaagcctatagaataacaagaataaagaatagaagtcccttattgaaatttaattacttgcaatccaagtcgaaagaaaaatttaagtcaccaagatgccaaaattaatgagcacacatcgaaaaataataagggcacgtacccttgccagaaggagcactcacactcctaggcacttagccaagactacAAAAAATCggtttgcctcaattgaatgggggctagcgcaagcgtccatgacctctaaagtactcgacttgaccctccctaaagcgaactaactcacttaaagaccttctttcaccactagacacagtcatgatcgccaacaagtagtaagggcagtaagcttgcaataaagaggattgttctacggcatcgccccatcgttccttcgaactcag encodes:
- the LOC110799008 gene encoding centromere/kinetochore protein zw10 homolog; the encoded protein is MSELIISNFLSKVVPDDASKLVDFQKIMNSSSEFEIVLQEIMFISKSDKNDERLSNFADNVEVHFAVRKKREMLANARQLILRCDFTVPEVNSHSTCLISLCSSAGITY